A single genomic interval of Microbacterium sp. BLY harbors:
- a CDS encoding ECF transporter S component, which yields MSTSTSTSPSAKTTTAPARGYLRWRIVDIVVASVLGVAAGLIFLAWNVGYLGPKALLEPLLPGLQGLLDGPWLFAGVLGGLIIRKAGAAIYVETLAAVVSALVGNQWGGFLTIEAGLVQGLGAELIFLLFFYRRWSLPVAILAGAGAALAGSINNLILWYAGSGPAFTVIYLVSAVVSGAVIAGALSWVLARGIAATGALDRFGSGREARVRV from the coding sequence ATGAGTACGTCCACGTCCACGTCCCCGTCCGCGAAGACGACGACCGCTCCGGCACGCGGCTATCTGCGGTGGCGCATCGTCGACATCGTCGTCGCCAGCGTCCTCGGTGTCGCCGCCGGTCTGATCTTCCTCGCCTGGAACGTCGGCTACCTCGGCCCCAAGGCTCTGCTGGAGCCGCTGCTCCCCGGCCTGCAGGGACTCCTGGACGGTCCGTGGCTGTTCGCCGGCGTTCTCGGCGGCCTCATCATCCGCAAGGCGGGGGCCGCGATCTACGTCGAGACGCTGGCGGCCGTGGTGTCGGCGCTCGTCGGCAACCAGTGGGGCGGATTCCTCACGATCGAGGCCGGATTGGTGCAGGGCCTCGGCGCCGAGCTGATCTTCCTGCTGTTCTTCTACCGCCGCTGGTCGCTGCCGGTCGCGATCCTCGCCGGGGCGGGCGCCGCGCTCGCGGGCAGCATCAACAACCTCATCCTCTGGTACGCCGGGTCCGGCCCCGCGTTCACCGTGATCTACCTCGTGAGCGCCGTGGTCTCTGGTGCCGTCATCGCCGGGGCCCTCTCCTGGGTGCTCGCCCGCGGCATCGCGGCGACCGGGGCGCTGGATCGCTTCGGGTCCGGCCGCGAGGCGCGCGTCCGCGTCTGA
- a CDS encoding D-alanyl-D-alanine carboxypeptidase family protein, producing MTASDPPAEASVGVGVDARPDRTAPVPTNPAATEPAVDADDSAPASEDSAATGTVAWADASAPATALTWVDPDAVAAGSSTPDFDASPDAEGTTGLLRDARLRPAIAGPGLLLPLGVLAGLVASYAGTTLLWPLHEIPPTVQAVEFTPVAAPTAALAWPAVGDGAVGITGMTTAASTTAPVSIASITKVVSALMVLDRLPLAPGEQGPEFSFTYADSVRYWDYRISDQSALDVPVGGVLTEYQLLQGTLLGSANNYIDRLATEIWGSNREFAAAAERWLSERGLSGITVVTPSGFDERNVATPEALVALGEVAMRNPVFAEIVGTRSVDLPGAGTVVNTNGMLADPGVVGIKTGTLVGWNLLTAKDVTVGDSTVRLYAAALNQEDDDARLALTRALFAQTEAALQAQGPVVPAGTVVGRVATVWGESVDVVTGADADVVLWNGATATASPQFDLGEEREADGTVGTLTTTGPIDSTETALVLDEDVEGPSPWWRLTHPLELLGITSAD from the coding sequence GTGACCGCTTCCGATCCCCCCGCCGAGGCGTCCGTCGGCGTCGGCGTCGACGCCCGGCCCGACCGCACCGCACCGGTGCCGACGAACCCCGCCGCCACGGAACCCGCCGTCGACGCGGACGACTCCGCCCCGGCGAGCGAGGACAGCGCCGCCACCGGCACGGTTGCCTGGGCCGATGCCTCCGCACCGGCCACCGCCCTGACCTGGGTCGACCCCGATGCGGTCGCCGCCGGCTCGTCGACGCCCGACTTCGACGCGTCGCCCGACGCGGAGGGCACGACGGGACTGCTGCGCGACGCCCGGCTGCGTCCGGCGATCGCCGGCCCTGGCCTGCTCCTCCCACTCGGGGTGCTCGCCGGCCTCGTCGCCTCCTACGCGGGCACCACGCTGCTCTGGCCGCTGCACGAGATCCCTCCGACCGTCCAGGCCGTCGAGTTCACCCCCGTCGCCGCCCCCACCGCGGCACTCGCCTGGCCCGCCGTCGGTGACGGCGCCGTCGGGATCACCGGCATGACCACCGCCGCTTCCACCACCGCGCCGGTGAGCATCGCGAGCATCACCAAGGTGGTCAGCGCGCTCATGGTCCTGGACCGCCTGCCGCTGGCCCCCGGGGAACAGGGCCCGGAATTCTCCTTCACGTACGCCGACAGCGTCCGCTACTGGGACTACCGCATCTCCGACCAGTCCGCGCTGGACGTCCCTGTCGGCGGGGTACTGACGGAGTACCAGCTGCTGCAGGGGACGCTGCTGGGCTCGGCCAACAACTACATCGACCGGCTCGCGACGGAGATCTGGGGGTCGAACCGCGAGTTCGCCGCGGCCGCGGAGCGCTGGCTCAGCGAGCGGGGCCTCTCCGGGATCACCGTGGTCACACCGTCCGGATTCGACGAGCGCAACGTCGCCACCCCGGAGGCCCTCGTCGCGCTCGGAGAGGTGGCGATGCGGAACCCGGTGTTCGCGGAGATCGTGGGCACCCGCTCGGTCGACCTCCCGGGCGCCGGCACCGTCGTCAACACGAACGGGATGCTCGCCGACCCCGGTGTCGTCGGCATCAAGACCGGCACGCTCGTCGGGTGGAACCTGCTGACCGCCAAGGACGTCACGGTCGGCGACTCGACGGTCCGGCTCTACGCCGCCGCGCTCAACCAGGAGGACGACGACGCCCGCCTCGCCCTCACGCGCGCCCTGTTCGCCCAGACCGAGGCCGCACTGCAGGCCCAGGGCCCGGTGGTCCCCGCCGGCACCGTGGTCGGGCGCGTCGCGACCGTGTGGGGGGAGAGCGTCGACGTCGTCACGGGTGCGGACGCGGATGTCGTGCTGTGGAACGGCGCGACCGCGACCGCGTCCCCGCAGTTCGACCTCGGCGAGGAGCGGGAGGCGGACGGCACCGTCGGCACGCTCACCACGACCGGCCCCATCGACAGCACCGAGACCGCGCTGGTCCTCGACGAGGACGTGGAGGGTCCGAGCCCCTGGTGGCGGCTCACGCACCCGCTCGAGCTCCTCGGTATCACCTCCGCCGACTGA
- a CDS encoding ABC transporter ATP-binding protein, which produces MSAQDPSTSSGTQGSGTQGSGNEGAGNPRRRGRGKATAPAVERELTPEEQYEADLAEQARQNSGSWDSVAPGKADNFGASFARMIGLLKPSAVWFVFVSILGAIGVVLTVAAPKVLAEATNIVYRGFISIQLGQPSGDFPGFPAGTPQDVVAEALRDAGQTDFANQVAALGDFRVGDGIDFDALRWVIAAVLAIYVVAAFLSWLQGYVINVIMVRTMWRLREAVEAKINRLPLSYFDKVQRGELISRVTNDIDNITQTMQQSLSGALTAVLTVIGVLVMMFSISWQLALVALVALPLMAVIFGVIGPRSQKAFGTQWRKVGRLNARVEEAFSGHALVKVFGREQDALDKFKAENEELFQASFKAQFLSGIIMPAMTFVGSLTYVGIAVLGGLMVANGQLRLGDVQAFIQYSQQFTQPLSELGGMAAVVQSGTASAERVFDLLDADEQDADDPDAPALREGEGVIEFENVSFSYSPERPLITDLSFRVEPGQTVAIVGPTGAGKTTLVNLIMRFYELSGGRITLDGQDISTITRDELRSRTGMVLQDPWLFAGSIRENIRYGRSTATDEEVLAAAKATYVDRFVHALPDGYDTVLDEDASNVSAGERQLITIARAFVAQPSILILDEATSAVDTRTELLLQHAMAALRQGRTSFVIAHRLSTIRDADLILVMEHGDIVEKGTHDELIAAQGAYWRLYQSQFEQAATDLDAEAALTGSSPVVVTGEAEEDGSAEAQAAAAAAGAAVGAQVPAAETAAAQALLEDGADGTTPRP; this is translated from the coding sequence ATGAGCGCGCAGGACCCTTCGACAAGCTCAGGGACCCAGGGGTCAGGGACCCAGGGGTCAGGGAACGAGGGGGCGGGGAACCCGCGCCGCCGCGGTCGGGGCAAGGCCACGGCTCCCGCGGTCGAGCGGGAGCTCACCCCCGAGGAGCAGTACGAGGCCGACCTTGCCGAGCAGGCGCGGCAGAACTCCGGATCCTGGGACAGCGTCGCGCCGGGCAAGGCCGACAACTTCGGGGCGAGCTTCGCCCGGATGATCGGGCTGCTCAAGCCCTCCGCCGTGTGGTTCGTCTTCGTGTCGATCCTCGGAGCGATCGGCGTCGTCCTGACCGTCGCCGCGCCGAAGGTGCTCGCCGAGGCGACGAACATCGTCTACCGCGGCTTCATCTCGATCCAGCTCGGTCAGCCGAGCGGCGACTTCCCCGGGTTCCCCGCGGGGACGCCGCAGGACGTCGTGGCCGAGGCGCTGCGCGACGCCGGACAGACCGACTTCGCGAACCAGGTCGCCGCCCTCGGCGACTTCCGGGTCGGCGACGGCATCGACTTCGATGCGCTGCGCTGGGTCATCGCCGCGGTCCTGGCGATCTACGTGGTCGCCGCGTTCCTCAGCTGGCTGCAGGGCTACGTCATCAACGTCATCATGGTGCGCACCATGTGGCGCCTGCGCGAGGCCGTGGAGGCGAAGATCAACCGCCTGCCCCTGTCGTACTTCGACAAGGTGCAGCGTGGTGAGCTCATCTCGCGGGTGACGAACGACATCGACAACATCACCCAGACCATGCAGCAGTCGCTGTCGGGTGCGCTGACCGCCGTGCTCACGGTGATCGGCGTGCTGGTGATGATGTTCTCGATCTCGTGGCAGCTCGCCCTCGTGGCGCTCGTCGCCCTGCCGCTCATGGCCGTCATCTTCGGGGTGATCGGTCCGCGGTCGCAGAAGGCGTTCGGCACCCAGTGGCGCAAGGTCGGCCGGCTCAACGCCCGCGTCGAGGAGGCCTTCTCCGGCCACGCGCTGGTGAAGGTGTTCGGCCGCGAGCAGGACGCCCTGGACAAGTTCAAGGCCGAGAACGAGGAGCTCTTCCAGGCGAGCTTCAAGGCGCAGTTCCTCTCGGGCATCATCATGCCCGCGATGACCTTCGTCGGCAGCCTCACCTACGTCGGCATCGCGGTGCTCGGCGGCCTCATGGTCGCCAACGGGCAGCTGCGCCTCGGCGATGTGCAGGCGTTCATCCAGTACTCGCAGCAGTTCACGCAGCCGCTGTCCGAACTCGGCGGCATGGCCGCGGTCGTGCAGTCCGGCACCGCGTCGGCCGAGCGGGTGTTCGACCTGCTCGATGCCGACGAACAGGACGCCGACGACCCCGACGCTCCCGCGCTCCGGGAGGGGGAGGGCGTGATCGAGTTCGAGAACGTCTCGTTCTCGTACTCGCCGGAGCGACCGCTCATCACCGATCTGTCGTTCCGTGTGGAGCCGGGGCAGACCGTCGCGATCGTCGGCCCCACGGGTGCCGGCAAGACGACGCTCGTCAACCTCATCATGCGGTTCTACGAGCTCAGCGGCGGACGGATCACGCTCGACGGTCAGGACATCTCGACCATCACGCGCGACGAGCTGCGGTCCCGCACCGGAATGGTGCTCCAGGACCCGTGGCTCTTCGCCGGGAGCATCCGCGAGAACATCCGGTACGGTCGCTCGACCGCGACAGACGAGGAAGTGCTCGCCGCCGCGAAGGCGACGTACGTCGACCGGTTCGTGCACGCGCTGCCGGACGGATACGACACCGTGCTCGACGAGGACGCCTCGAACGTCTCCGCCGGAGAGCGGCAGCTCATCACGATCGCCCGGGCGTTCGTCGCCCAGCCGTCGATCCTCATCCTCGATGAGGCGACGTCCGCTGTCGACACCCGCACCGAGCTGCTGCTGCAGCACGCGATGGCCGCGCTCCGCCAGGGGCGCACCTCGTTCGTCATCGCGCACCGCCTGTCGACCATCCGGGACGCCGACCTCATCCTCGTGATGGAGCACGGCGACATCGTGGAGAAGGGCACGCACGACGAACTCATCGCCGCGCAGGGTGCGTACTGGCGGCTGTACCAGTCGCAGTTCGAGCAGGCGGCGACGGATCTCGACGCGGAAGCCGCGCTCACCGGATCCTCTCCCGTCGTCGTGACCGGTGAGGCCGAGGAGGACGGGAGCGCCGAGGCGCAGGCGGCGGCCGCCGCGGCCGGGGCCGCGGTCGGTGCCCAGGTGCCGGCGGCCGAGACCGCCGCCGCGCAGGCGCTGCTGGAGGACGGCGCGGACGGCACGACGCCTCGCCCCTGA
- a CDS encoding ABC transporter ATP-binding protein → MLGKLLLRYLSRYKWLLVAVLVFQFASAAATLYLPRLNADIIDKGVAQGDTAYIWRTGLFMLAVSLGQIVASVIATYFAARAAMGAGRDIRADVFGKVSGFSEREVSQFGAGSLITRNTNDVQQVQMLAMMGATMLVTAPLLAIGGIIFAVQTNAGLSWLIAVSVPVLLLLAALVIGRMVPLFRSYQGKLDNVNRIMREQLTGVRVVRAFVRERIEEERFRGANTDIMVVGRKVGSLFVLLFPLFMLILNVTVVAVIWFGGIEVNNGTVQVGTLFAFMQYIGQIMGGVIMASFMAMMIPRAAVSAERIGEVLGTESTMTRPANGVTAFPAPGAVAFDDVEFTYPGADAPVLTGISFAAEPGETVAIVGSTGSGKTTLVSLIPRLFDVSGGSVHVGGTDVREADVEALWDSIGLVPQRPFLFTGTVASNLRYGREDATDEELWHALEIAQGRDFVEEMPDGLESRIAQGGTNVSGGQRQRLAIARAIVHRPQVLVFDDSFSALDLTTDARLRQALWRELPHVTKIVVAQRVSTITDADRIVVLEGGTMVGVGTHEELLESSETYREIVESQLGVDA, encoded by the coding sequence GTGCTGGGAAAACTCCTCCTCCGATATCTGTCCCGTTACAAGTGGCTCCTCGTCGCGGTGCTGGTCTTCCAGTTCGCCAGCGCCGCCGCCACCCTCTACCTGCCCCGCCTGAATGCCGACATCATCGACAAGGGCGTCGCGCAGGGCGACACCGCGTACATCTGGCGCACCGGCCTGTTCATGCTGGCCGTGTCCCTCGGCCAGATCGTGGCCTCGGTCATCGCCACCTACTTCGCCGCACGCGCCGCGATGGGCGCGGGGCGTGACATCCGCGCCGACGTGTTCGGCAAGGTCAGCGGCTTCTCCGAACGCGAGGTCTCGCAGTTCGGCGCCGGATCCCTCATCACCCGCAACACGAACGACGTGCAGCAGGTGCAGATGCTCGCCATGATGGGCGCGACGATGCTGGTCACGGCACCGCTGCTCGCGATCGGCGGCATCATCTTCGCCGTGCAGACCAACGCCGGACTCAGCTGGCTGATCGCCGTCTCGGTGCCGGTGCTGCTCCTGCTCGCCGCCCTCGTGATCGGCCGCATGGTGCCGCTGTTCCGCAGCTACCAGGGCAAGCTCGACAACGTGAACCGCATCATGCGCGAGCAGCTCACGGGCGTGCGCGTGGTGCGGGCCTTCGTCCGCGAGCGCATCGAGGAGGAACGCTTCCGCGGCGCGAACACCGACATCATGGTCGTCGGCCGCAAGGTGGGCTCCCTGTTCGTGCTGCTGTTCCCACTGTTCATGCTCATCCTCAACGTCACCGTCGTCGCCGTGATCTGGTTCGGCGGCATCGAGGTCAACAACGGCACCGTGCAGGTGGGCACGCTGTTCGCCTTCATGCAGTACATCGGCCAGATCATGGGCGGTGTCATCATGGCGAGCTTCATGGCGATGATGATCCCGCGCGCGGCCGTCTCGGCGGAGCGCATCGGCGAGGTGCTGGGCACCGAATCCACGATGACACGTCCGGCGAACGGCGTCACCGCCTTCCCCGCTCCCGGCGCCGTCGCCTTCGACGACGTCGAGTTCACCTACCCGGGCGCTGACGCCCCCGTGCTCACCGGTATCAGCTTCGCCGCGGAGCCCGGGGAGACCGTCGCGATCGTCGGCTCCACGGGGTCCGGCAAGACCACGCTCGTCTCGCTCATCCCGCGCCTGTTCGATGTGTCCGGCGGGTCCGTGCACGTCGGCGGCACCGACGTGCGCGAGGCCGACGTCGAAGCGCTGTGGGACAGCATCGGCCTCGTGCCGCAGCGACCGTTCCTGTTCACGGGCACCGTCGCGTCGAACCTCCGCTACGGCCGCGAGGACGCCACCGACGAGGAGCTCTGGCACGCGCTGGAGATCGCGCAGGGGCGCGATTTCGTGGAGGAGATGCCGGACGGCCTCGAATCCCGCATCGCGCAGGGCGGCACCAACGTGTCCGGCGGGCAGCGACAGCGCCTCGCGATCGCCCGGGCCATCGTCCACCGGCCGCAGGTGCTCGTGTTCGACGACTCGTTCTCGGCACTCGACCTCACGACGGACGCGCGCCTGCGGCAGGCGCTCTGGCGAGAGCTCCCGCACGTGACGAAGATCGTGGTCGCGCAGCGCGTCTCCACCATCACCGACGCCGACCGCATCGTCGTGCTCGAGGGCGGGACCATGGTCGGCGTCGGCACCCACGAAGAGCTGCTGGAGAGCAGCGAGACCTACCGCGAGATCGTCGAGTCGCAGCTGGGGGTGGACGCATGA
- a CDS encoding GntR family transcriptional regulator, translating to MTPRAPLAGADDALPALDIYRQFRGLIVSGRLGAGERLPSVRQTASDLGVAPGTAARAYKMLEADGLVVSRTAAGTRVSESAALLPAPVIRKIRDLVDVAQDAGVDAGDVTDVLRTIWRSPHLDDGRPDALSGES from the coding sequence ATGACGCCGCGCGCTCCGCTGGCCGGCGCCGACGACGCCCTCCCGGCCCTGGACATCTACCGGCAGTTCCGCGGCCTGATCGTCTCCGGGCGGCTCGGAGCCGGGGAGCGCCTGCCCTCGGTCCGGCAGACGGCCAGCGACCTCGGCGTCGCCCCCGGTACCGCGGCGCGCGCCTACAAGATGCTCGAAGCCGACGGCCTGGTCGTCTCCCGCACCGCCGCCGGCACGCGCGTCTCGGAGTCGGCGGCCCTGCTGCCGGCCCCGGTCATCCGAAAGATCCGTGATCTGGTCGACGTCGCGCAGGACGCGGGGGTCGACGCCGGCGACGTGACCGACGTCCTCCGCACGATCTGGCGCTCCCCCCACCTCGACGACGGGCGCCCCGACGCCCTCTCCGGCGAGAGCTGA